A single region of the Drosophila miranda strain MSH22 chromosome 2, D.miranda_PacBio2.1, whole genome shotgun sequence genome encodes:
- the LOC108154127 gene encoding pickpocket protein 28 — protein sequence MFVSAKNCAMDSTMSTCDSELESHSGGIDLTSKKPRQSANVATVCKGFLTTYQEYCSHTSLHGVQYLGDHQRPMRERIFWLCAFLISIYGCATLISSAYTKWTETPVIVSFAEKSTPVWNIPFPAITVCSETKRVLKPKGEETSFADLYSQFNIEMRSSRVFKPQNITALEMEEFRTLLHVCNTQLIDQAMPLISGDDVDYFDVLERMLPQFDRYFFYCRWLSRFGECDKFFRKTLTEEGICYTFNGLSATDIYREGTYQYRYSADALDMENISSHSAWSLETGYDVESDVVTYPARVLSAGARSGIFLALQSFKQEVDYACRGPVQGFKVLLHAPDDVPQVSKQFVRIPMGKEVLIAVKPSMITTSSGIAEYHPLRRQCFLSHERALRFFKIYTESNCQLECLANFTLTKCGCVKFSMPRNMDMPVCGEDKIYCYDRAERQLLVREFHRVKALNAERDAPRGVETACNCMPACTSLAYNTEISQANFDLEEMLIAEGDTDFMKEYAGSQMSRLSIYFKQDQFITSKRSELYGITEFLANCGGIFGLFMGFSILSLVEMIYHFTLRFCTNMKHLVKVDE from the exons ATGTTTGTGAGTGCCAAAAACTGTGCAATGGACAGCACCATGTCGACCTGCGATTCTGAACTGGAGAGCCACAGTGGTGGTATTGATCTTACCTCAAAGAAACCGCGCCAATCCGCTAACGTTGCGACCGTCTGCAAGGGATTCCTTACCACATATCAAGAATACTGCTCCCACACCTCCTTACACGGTGTACAGTACCTGGGCGACCACCAACGTCCGATGCGGGAGAGGATATTTTGGCTGTGCGCCTTTCTGATCTCCATTTACGGCTGTGCCACGCTGATATCCAGCGCCTACACCAAGTGGACGGAGACG CCTGTGATTGTTAGCTTTGCTGAGAAATCAACGCCCGTGTGGAACATACCCTTTCCCGCCATCACAGTCTGCTCCGAAACCAAGCGAGTGCTGAAACCGAAAG GCGAGGAGACTTCGTTTGCGGATCTTTACAGTCAGTTCAATATTGAGATGCGCTCCTCGCGCGTTTTCAAACCGCAAAACATCACCGCCCTGGAGATGGAGGAGTTTCGCACACTTCTTCACGTGTGCAACACGCAGTTAATTGACCAGGCCATGCCGCTAATTTCTGGCGATGATGTTGACTACTTTGATGTGCTGGAACGAATGCTGCCCCAGTTCGATCGGTATTTCTTCTACTGCCGCTGGCTGAGCCGCTTTGGTGAATGCGACAAGTTCTTTCGGAAAACGCTCACG GAGGAGGGCATCTGCTATACTTTCAACGGGCTGAGCGCGACCGACATCTACCGAGAAGGCACCTACCAGTATCGGTACAGTGCCGATGCCTTGGACATGGAAAACATCAGTTCACACTCGGCCTGGTCGCTGGAAACGGGCTATGATGTGGAGAGCGATGTGGTAACGTATCCAGCTCGCGTGCTCAGTGCTGGGGCTCGGTCGGGCATCTTTCTGGCCCTGCAGAGCTTCAAGCAGGAGGTGGACTACGCTTGCCGTGGTCCTGTGCAAGGATTTAAAGTTCTACTACATGCCCCGGACGACGTGCCGCAGGTCTCAAAGCAATTCGTGCGCATTCCCATGGGCAAGGAGGTCCTCATTGCGGTCAAGCCAAGCATGATTACGACGTCATCGGGAATTGCCGAGTACCATCCGCTGCGGCGGCAGTGCTTCCTCAGCCATGAGCGGGCCCTGCGCTTCTTCAAGATCTACACCGAGTCCAATTGTCAGCTTGAGTGCTTGGCCAACTTCACGCTCACCAAATGCGGCTGCGTCAAGTTCTCGATGCCCAGGAATATGGATATGCCGGTGTGTGGCGAGGACAAAATCTATTGCTACGATCGAGCCGAGCGGCAGCTCCTCGTGAGGGAGTTCCATCGCGTGAAAGCACTGAATGCGGAGCGAGACGCTCCGCGGGGAGTAGAAACGGCGTGCAATTGCATGCCGGCGTGTACTTCTTTGGCCTACAACACGGAAATCTCGCAGGCGAACTTTGATCTGGAGGAAATGCTGATTGCCGAAGGTGACACAGATTTCATGAAGGAATATGCCGGCTCCCAGATGTCCCGGCTCTCCATCTACTTCAAGCAGGACCAGTTTATAACCTCGAAGCGGTCGGAGCTGTACGGCATAACCGAGTTTCTAGCCAATTGTGGGGGTATTTTCGGCCTCTTCATGGGCTTTTCCATACTCAGCCTGGTGGAGATGATTTATCACTTTACCCTGCGTTTCTGCACTAATATGAAACACTTGGTCAAAGTGGATGAATaa
- the LOC108154138 gene encoding uncharacterized protein LOC108154138 has protein sequence MASRVCTYKYCENYYLINDSTSTTLFAPPKQPERAQIWRKNGRVHPKIPPHKMFMCFEHFDKKYISCTKNRKILVGEAVPYPYEGSPQPEEVEALEQVASTSSQESYFINLIDSDELSINNVESTTGSSKRMVTLPQTFRNGVEISLAPPSTKRSRTTVELIPFSEPPVKQEPAVVEDQAIDPTEVSTFIFKGEEYVQMSKSYYMREKREIAQQLRQYKTILKNIKEYFQDESVDI, from the exons atgGCTTCAAGAGTTTGTACCTATAAGTACTGTGAGAATTACTATCTTATCAACGACAGCACCTCAACAACACTCTTCGCCCCTCCCAAGCAGCCGGAACGTGCACAAATCTGGCGCAAAAATGGACGGGTTCACCCGAAGATTCCGCCACACAAAATGTTTATGTGCTTCGAACACTTTGATAAGAAATACATATCGTGCACCAAGAATCGCAAGATATTAGTAGGCGAGGCGGTGCCATATCCTTACGAAGGTTCGCCACAGCCGGAGGAGGTGGAGGCTCTTGAACAAGTGGCGTCGACATCCTCGCAGGAAAGTTACTTCATAAATCTGATCGACAGCGACGAGCTGAGCATCAACAATGTGGAGTCAACCACTGGCAGTTCCAAGCGCATGGTAACACTGCCACAGACTTTTAGGAATGGTG TTGAAATTAGTCTTGCGCCACCTTCCACCAAACGCTCGAGAACCACTGTTGAGCTAATACCATTTTCAGAGCCCCCTGTAAAGCAGGAGCCTGCTGTTGTCGAAGACCAGGCAATAGACCCCACAGAGGTATCGACGTTCATCTTCAAAGGCGAGGAATATGTGCAAATGTCTAAGTCGTATTATATGCGCGAAAAGCGGGAAATTGCGCAGCAGCTGAGGCAATATAAGACCATACTCAAGAATATTAAAGAATATTTCCAAGATGAATCCGTAGATATATAG
- the LOC108154121 gene encoding DNA replication licensing factor REC isoform X2, which produces MNPPAPRGRAPSRFIRGRGRGGGGYRPYFYFRRNGRVIPARGNRQPGQEAEAGTSAGAAENRLPPARGWNRPASKRGRDTNLDCSFLRPENYAAPEDGLQVQSIAVDNPKACPGWRLYFLRDTYTEDSDQAKRITAVEAHYQRNPQKYDFVRIREQGFFKLPALGIVHDEQLKKVWPRLAEDLREHPQRSLSTLAVAMHTVVINHNLDANDTTAPLEQSTLEQYVPPPTRTRKIYVRPEDFTPVELTTGISADRVDTLFSVRGIVSSVGEPTYSIAWQSFRCSRCQTEQAMRQRGSFQPRPYHCKQAQCVAKDSFVPLRSSPYTRISAKQIVRLEESSLSLIADYDSILPGEIDVELRNDLVDCVHVGQEIVVNGVLKLRDLGEDVTTATGSVAGDSNELKAYLKAASVQDARHKKREFSERDLEAIAMINAEPYSFKLLVQSLAPEVHGHELPKAACLLSLLGGGAGGVNVLLVGDPGIGKSKILQNCAQITERGSHISGKRGAQSAQRLGPTFTGRNKRVLQAGGLMTASSPGHCTLDDVDKLASKQAVLLQCMQSGEINMPLPGAFSTFLAQPSIIACANPQRGQYDEGRYLLQNIHIVPSLLKEFHLVYVLLDKPSVVRDISLTAHVRALHAGAKKRAQIAARYALKPKTSDSMCEGTFYDVRTDDDSEDNDSIMQQDYDLDKRLELQEEDAELDLLPPILIKKFLAYARQNVNPLLNEAASRSIERFFMELREDGRTGGGEDTEQSQLGSGFKREETGSSRKMASRKEHRYDTVIVKKMKANCGREKWNKES; this is translated from the exons ATGAATCCACCGGCTCCTCGTGGACGTGCGCCTTCCAGATTCATACGTGGACGTGGTCGTGGAGGTGGAGGCTATCGGCCTTACTTTTATTTCCGCCGCAATGGCCGCGTCATCCCTGCACGCGGGAATCGCCAACCGGGCCAAGAGGCAGAGGCGGGCACGAGCGCCGGTGCGGCTGAAAATCGGCTGCCTCCGGCAAGAGGATGGAATCGTCCGGCCAGTAAGCGCGGTCGCGACACCAACCTAGACTGCAGCTTTCTCCGGCCCGAGAACTATGCAGCTCCAGAGGATGGCCTGCAAGTGCAGAGCATAGCGGTTGACAATCCGAAGGCCTGTCCCGGCTGGCGGTTGTACTTTTTGCGCGACACCTACACGGAGGACAGTGACCAGGCCAAACGCATCACTGCCGTGGAGGCACACTACCAGCGGAATCCTCAGAAGTACGACTTTGTGCGGATACGAGAGCAGGGATTCTTCAAGCTGCCCGCCCTCGGCATCGTCCACGACGAGCAGTTGAAGAAGGTGTGGCCCCGGCTGGCGGAGGATCTGCGCGAGCACCCACAGCGCAGCCTGTCCACCCTGGCCGTGGCCATGCACACGGTAGTGATCAATCACAACTTGGACGCGAATGACACGACAGCCCCCCTGGAGCAGTCCACCCTGGAGCAGTATGTGCCTCCGCCGACCCGCACCCGAAAAATTTACGTGCGCCCCGAGGACTTTACGCCAGTGGAGCTAACGACCGGCATTAGTGCCGACCGCGTGGACACGCTCTTCTCGGTCCGCGGCATTGTCAGCAGCGTAGGTGAACCAACGTACAGCATAGCCTGGCAATCGTTTCGCTGCTCCCGGTGCCAGACGGAGCAGGCGATGCGTCAGCGAGGGTCCTTCCAACCCCGCCCCTACCACTGCAAGCAGGCGCAGTGTGTGGCCAAGGATAGCTTTGTGCCGCTCCGAAGCTCGCCCTACACGCGCATCTCGGCCAAGCAGATCGTTCGCCTGGAGGAGTCGAGTCTGTCGCTAATCGCAGACTATGACAGCATACTTCCTGGGGAGATAGATGTGGAGTTGCGCAACGATCTGGTGGACTGCGTCCACGTGGGCCAGGAGATAGTCGTCAACGGAGTGCTCAAACTGCGCGATCTAGGCGAAGATGTGACCACCGCCACTGGATCTGTGGCAGGGGACTCCAACGAGTTGAAGGCCTATCTCAAGGCAGCGAGCGTCCAGGATGCGCGCCACAAGAAGCGAGAGTTCAGCGAGCGCGACCTAGAGGCCATTGCCATGATCAATGCGGAGCCGTACAGCTTCAAGCTGCTGGTGCAGTCGCTGGCTCCAGAGGTGCATGGCCACGAGCTGCCCAAGGCCGCCTGTCTGCTCTCCCTTCTCGGAGGCGGCGCTGGAGGGGTCAATGTGCTGCTTGTGGGCGATCCCGGCATCGGCAAGTCCAAAATCTTGCAGAACTGCGCGCAGATCACGGAGCGAGGCTCGCACATTAGCGGAAAACGCGGCGCCCAATCCGCCCAGAGACTGGGGCCGACCTTCACGGGACGAAACAAGCGCGTGCTCCAGGCCGGGGGCCTCATGACGGCGAGCAGTCCGGGCCACTGCACCCTGGACGATGTGGACAAGCTGGCCTCGAAGCAGGCCGTGCTCCTGCAGTGCATGCAGTCGGGCGAGATCAATATGCCGCTGCCGGGCGCCTTCTCCACGTTCCTGGCCCAGCCCTCGATCATTGCTTGTGCCAATCCCCAGCGAGGACAGTATGATGAGGGGCGCTACCTGCTGCAGAACATCCACATCGTGCCCTCTCTGCTCAAGGAGTTCCATCTGGTGTATGTCCTGCTGGACAAGCCCTCGGTCGTGCGCGACATATCCCTGACGGCTCATGTGCGCGCCCTCCACGCGGGGGCCAAGAAGCGCGCACAGATCGCGGCGCGCTATGCGCTCAAGCCTAAGACCAGCGACTCTATGTGCGAGGGCACCTTCTACGATGTGAGGACCGATGACGACAGCGAGGACAACGACAGCATCATGCAGCAGGACTATGATCTGGACAAGCGTCTCGAGCTGCAGGAGGAGGACGCTGAACTGGATCTCCTGCCACCTATACTCATCAAGAAATTCCTGGCCTATGCCCGCCAGAATGTGAATCCGTTGCTGAACGAGGCGGCCAGCCGCTCCATCGAGCGATTCTTCATGGAGCTGCGCGAAGACGGTAGGACTGGAGGAGGGGAGGATACCGAGCAGAGCCAGCTTGGGTCGGG CTTCAAGAGGGAGGAGACGGGCAGCTCCAGGAAGATGGCCAGCAGGAAGGAGCACAGATACGACACGGTCATCGTGAAGAAGATGAAGGCAAACTGTGGAAGAGAAAAATGGAATAAGGAAAGCTGA
- the LOC108154121 gene encoding DNA replication licensing factor REC isoform X3 — protein MNPPAPRGRAPSRFIRGRGRGGGGYRPYFYFRRNGRVIPARGNRQPGQEAEAGTSAGAAENRLPPARGWNRPASKRGRDTNLDCSFLRPENYAAPEDGLQVQSIAVDNPKACPGWRLYFLRDTYTEDSDQAKRITAVEAHYQRNPQKYDFVRIREQGFFKLPALGIVHDEQLKKVWPRLAEDLREHPQRSLSTLAVAMHTVVINHNLDANDTTAPLEQSTLEQYVPPPTRTRKIYVRPEDFTPVELTTGISADRVDTLFSVRGIVSSVGEPTYSIAWQSFRCSRCQTEQAMRQRGSFQPRPYHCKQAQCVAKDSFVPLRSSPYTRISAKQIVRLEESSLSLIADYDSILPGEIDVELRNDLVDCVHVGQEIVVNGVLKLRDLGEDVTTATGSVAGDSNELKAYLKAASVQDARHKKREFSERDLEAIAMINAEPYSFKLLVQSLAPEVHGHELPKAACLLSLLGGGAGGVNVLLVGDPGIGKSKILQNCAQITERGSHISGKRGAQSAQRLGPTFTGRNKRVLQAGGLMTASSPGHCTLDDVDKLASKQAVLLQCMQSGEINMPLPGAFSTFLAQPSIIACANPQRGQYDEGRYLLQNIHIVPSLLKEFHLVYVLLDKPSVVRDISLTAHVRALHAGAKKRAQIAARYALKPKTSDSMCEGTFYDVRTDDDSEDNDSIMQQDYDLDKRLELQEEDAELDLLPPILIKKFLAYARQNVNPLLNEAASRSIERFFMELREDGRTGGGEDTEQSQLGSGTIAIASASRGRRRAAPGRWPAGRSTDTTRSS, from the exons ATGAATCCACCGGCTCCTCGTGGACGTGCGCCTTCCAGATTCATACGTGGACGTGGTCGTGGAGGTGGAGGCTATCGGCCTTACTTTTATTTCCGCCGCAATGGCCGCGTCATCCCTGCACGCGGGAATCGCCAACCGGGCCAAGAGGCAGAGGCGGGCACGAGCGCCGGTGCGGCTGAAAATCGGCTGCCTCCGGCAAGAGGATGGAATCGTCCGGCCAGTAAGCGCGGTCGCGACACCAACCTAGACTGCAGCTTTCTCCGGCCCGAGAACTATGCAGCTCCAGAGGATGGCCTGCAAGTGCAGAGCATAGCGGTTGACAATCCGAAGGCCTGTCCCGGCTGGCGGTTGTACTTTTTGCGCGACACCTACACGGAGGACAGTGACCAGGCCAAACGCATCACTGCCGTGGAGGCACACTACCAGCGGAATCCTCAGAAGTACGACTTTGTGCGGATACGAGAGCAGGGATTCTTCAAGCTGCCCGCCCTCGGCATCGTCCACGACGAGCAGTTGAAGAAGGTGTGGCCCCGGCTGGCGGAGGATCTGCGCGAGCACCCACAGCGCAGCCTGTCCACCCTGGCCGTGGCCATGCACACGGTAGTGATCAATCACAACTTGGACGCGAATGACACGACAGCCCCCCTGGAGCAGTCCACCCTGGAGCAGTATGTGCCTCCGCCGACCCGCACCCGAAAAATTTACGTGCGCCCCGAGGACTTTACGCCAGTGGAGCTAACGACCGGCATTAGTGCCGACCGCGTGGACACGCTCTTCTCGGTCCGCGGCATTGTCAGCAGCGTAGGTGAACCAACGTACAGCATAGCCTGGCAATCGTTTCGCTGCTCCCGGTGCCAGACGGAGCAGGCGATGCGTCAGCGAGGGTCCTTCCAACCCCGCCCCTACCACTGCAAGCAGGCGCAGTGTGTGGCCAAGGATAGCTTTGTGCCGCTCCGAAGCTCGCCCTACACGCGCATCTCGGCCAAGCAGATCGTTCGCCTGGAGGAGTCGAGTCTGTCGCTAATCGCAGACTATGACAGCATACTTCCTGGGGAGATAGATGTGGAGTTGCGCAACGATCTGGTGGACTGCGTCCACGTGGGCCAGGAGATAGTCGTCAACGGAGTGCTCAAACTGCGCGATCTAGGCGAAGATGTGACCACCGCCACTGGATCTGTGGCAGGGGACTCCAACGAGTTGAAGGCCTATCTCAAGGCAGCGAGCGTCCAGGATGCGCGCCACAAGAAGCGAGAGTTCAGCGAGCGCGACCTAGAGGCCATTGCCATGATCAATGCGGAGCCGTACAGCTTCAAGCTGCTGGTGCAGTCGCTGGCTCCAGAGGTGCATGGCCACGAGCTGCCCAAGGCCGCCTGTCTGCTCTCCCTTCTCGGAGGCGGCGCTGGAGGGGTCAATGTGCTGCTTGTGGGCGATCCCGGCATCGGCAAGTCCAAAATCTTGCAGAACTGCGCGCAGATCACGGAGCGAGGCTCGCACATTAGCGGAAAACGCGGCGCCCAATCCGCCCAGAGACTGGGGCCGACCTTCACGGGACGAAACAAGCGCGTGCTCCAGGCCGGGGGCCTCATGACGGCGAGCAGTCCGGGCCACTGCACCCTGGACGATGTGGACAAGCTGGCCTCGAAGCAGGCCGTGCTCCTGCAGTGCATGCAGTCGGGCGAGATCAATATGCCGCTGCCGGGCGCCTTCTCCACGTTCCTGGCCCAGCCCTCGATCATTGCTTGTGCCAATCCCCAGCGAGGACAGTATGATGAGGGGCGCTACCTGCTGCAGAACATCCACATCGTGCCCTCTCTGCTCAAGGAGTTCCATCTGGTGTATGTCCTGCTGGACAAGCCCTCGGTCGTGCGCGACATATCCCTGACGGCTCATGTGCGCGCCCTCCACGCGGGGGCCAAGAAGCGCGCACAGATCGCGGCGCGCTATGCGCTCAAGCCTAAGACCAGCGACTCTATGTGCGAGGGCACCTTCTACGATGTGAGGACCGATGACGACAGCGAGGACAACGACAGCATCATGCAGCAGGACTATGATCTGGACAAGCGTCTCGAGCTGCAGGAGGAGGACGCTGAACTGGATCTCCTGCCACCTATACTCATCAAGAAATTCCTGGCCTATGCCCGCCAGAATGTGAATCCGTTGCTGAACGAGGCGGCCAGCCGCTCCATCGAGCGATTCTTCATGGAGCTGCGCGAAGACGGTAGGACTGGAGGAGGGGAGGATACCGAGCAGAGCCAGCTTGGGTCGGG AACTATTGCTATCGCATCAGCTTCAAGAGGGAGGAGACGGGCAGCTCCAGGAAGATGGCCAGCAGGAAGGAGCACAGATACGACACGGTCATCGTGA